The Rouxiella sp. WC2420 region GTCGTACGTAAAAATTCTGGATGGCAATGGACAATAATACCCACGTGACTCAATCAGTGGTCATTACCCCCGGCGAACCTGCCGGGGTTGGGCCTGATCTGGTTCTTGCACTGGCTCAACGGGACTGGCCCGTTGAGCTTGTCGTTTGTGCGTGCCCGTCTTTGCTGCTTTCCCGAGCCAAGGCGTTAGGTCTGCCCGTTCGTTTACTGGATTATCGCCCAGGTTTTGCCAAACCTCAGGCGGCTGGCACGCTGACCGTTCTTCCCGTGCCACTGGCTGAAACTGCTGTCGCGGGTGAGCTTAACGTTGCCAACGGCCCGTATGTGGTTGAAACCCTGGCTCGCGCCTGTGACGGCGCGCTAAACGGTGAGTTTGCTGCGCTGATTACCGGTCCGGTTCAGAAAAGTATCATCAATGACGCCGGCATTCCGTTTATCGGTCATACCGAATTCTTCGCCGATCGCAGCCTGTGCGACCGAGTAGTAATGATGCTGGCGACGGAAGAGCTCCGCGTTGCGCTGGCGACCACGCACCTGCCATTAAAGGACGTATCGGACGCCATCACTCAGCAGAGCCTGCATGAAGTGATCACCATTCTTGATAACGACCTGAAAACAAAATTTGGCATCGCGTCTCCACAGATTTACGTCTGCGGCTTGAACCCTCATGCGGGCGAAGGCGGGCACATGGGTCGTGAAGAAATCGATACCATCACGCCTGCGCTCAACTCGCTGCGTGAAAAAGGCATCAACCTGATTGGCCCATTGCCGGCAGATACGCTTTTCCAGCCAAAATATCTGCAACACGCTGATGCCGTGCTGGCCATGTATCACGATCAGGGCCTTCCGGTGTTAAAATATCAGGGATTTGGTCGGGCAGTGAATATTACTCTGGGGCTGCCGTTTATTCGCACCTCGGTAGATCACGGCACCGCACTGGATCTTGCTGCAACCGGCAAAGCCGACGTTGGCAGCTTTATTACCGCATTAAATCTTGCCATTAACATGGCCTCTGTCAGTAATGACATCAATCTGTCTGCAATGACGACTCATGTCAGCACCGACAACAACAGTAGTGTAAAAAACAGCAATG contains the following coding sequences:
- the pdxA gene encoding 4-hydroxythreonine-4-phosphate dehydrogenase PdxA, which codes for MDNNTHVTQSVVITPGEPAGVGPDLVLALAQRDWPVELVVCACPSLLLSRAKALGLPVRLLDYRPGFAKPQAAGTLTVLPVPLAETAVAGELNVANGPYVVETLARACDGALNGEFAALITGPVQKSIINDAGIPFIGHTEFFADRSLCDRVVMMLATEELRVALATTHLPLKDVSDAITQQSLHEVITILDNDLKTKFGIASPQIYVCGLNPHAGEGGHMGREEIDTITPALNSLREKGINLIGPLPADTLFQPKYLQHADAVLAMYHDQGLPVLKYQGFGRAVNITLGLPFIRTSVDHGTALDLAATGKADVGSFITALNLAINMASVSNDINLSAMTTHVSTDNNSSVKNSNE